The following nucleotide sequence is from Chryseobacterium sp. CY350.
GTCTTCCGAATCTTGAAGAAATCAAATTAAATTCCTATCACGAACAAATCGATGTAATCATTGATGAAAACTGCAAAATTCTAAGTTTTACGTTTGGAAATCTTGATGATAAAAGCATTCGGAAATTAAAGGAAAATGGAGTTACATTGATCGGAACTTGTACTTCGGTTGAGGAAGCTTTAGCTCTCGAAAAATCAGGAATCGACATCATTTGCGTTCAGGGAATTGAAGCAGGTGGTCACAGAGGAAGTTTTGAGGCTGAGAATATTCCGAAAATTGGCGGTTTGTCTTTGTTGTCGCAGGTTTACGATTCTGTAAAAGTTCCGTTAATTTACGCAGGTGGAATTTACAATGATAAAACTTTAAAAGCCTCAAAAGAATTGGGAGCGCAAGGTTTTCAGGTAGGAAGTATTTTATTGGCTTCTCAGGAAAGTGCTTTGCAACCGTTTGAAAAAGAAAGACTTAAAAATGTAAATGAAAAAGAAATTCTTTTAACTAAAAGTTTTTCAGGACGTTATGCAAGAGGAATTGAAAATACATTTATCCGGACTTTAGACAATTCAGAATATATTTTGCCATATCCTTATCAGAATAAATTGACAAATGAATTGAGAAAAGTTGCAAAAGCCATGAATAATTTAGATTTTGTGAATATTTGGGTAGGACAGTCGATTCATAATTACAGCGAATTTTTAACGGAGGAAATTCTCAAAAAATTAATTCAGGATTGCGAATAACAAGCAAAAATCCTTTCAATTTGAAAGGATTTTTTATATTTTGATAAATGAAAATTAATTATTTCGTCAAATCTAAACCACCAAAATTACCCGAACTCATCATCATATAAACACCTTTGGTTTTATCTAATGAATCCCAGTACGCATGAAGTTCTTCTGCATTGGCAAAGACTTTAAGATTCTCATTCTTAAATTTTTCTTTGATTAAATCAGGAGAAATAGGCTCCATTCTTTTGATCTTTAAAGCATCTTCAGAATAGAAAACAATGGCTTCATCCAAACCGTCCATTGCGTGATCATATTGTTCTAAAAATATAGGGTTTAAACTTGAATAGGTGTGTAATTCCAGAAAACCGTATTTTTTTTCATTTTTAAATTGCTCACAGAAAGCTTTTACC
It contains:
- a CDS encoding NAD(P)H-dependent flavin oxidoreductase, with the translated sequence MFGVSTPKMVAAANNADCLGTLALADLTAEKSVELIRETKKLTDKHFAANIFVHKIPEITDSLKLKFIKTKQFIEQLATENNLKVSLPNLEEIKLNSYHEQIDVIIDENCKILSFTFGNLDDKSIRKLKENGVTLIGTCTSVEEALALEKSGIDIICVQGIEAGGHRGSFEAENIPKIGGLSLLSQVYDSVKVPLIYAGGIYNDKTLKASKELGAQGFQVGSILLASQESALQPFEKERLKNVNEKEILLTKSFSGRYARGIENTFIRTLDNSEYILPYPYQNKLTNELRKVAKAMNNLDFVNIWVGQSIHNYSEFLTEEILKKLIQDCE